In one Halorubrum sp. CBA1229 genomic region, the following are encoded:
- a CDS encoding DNA repair exonuclease: MTRILHVSDTHLGKRQYGDDTRREDFADAFDAAIDLAIDEQVDAVIHTGDLFDDPQPGVPDVNRCLDTLAKLNDAGIPFYGIVGNHERKLDEQWLDLIDRFDLVHHLDETPVLVNNDVALYGIDAIRAPSWNTYEFELEEPPTSADVTIVCMHHLFEELVPPQQANYELQEVIDRLKITPTAIALGDYHGYTEETVDGVQAFYPGSTERCSTKESAPRGVLMLEVEDGDLEIRRRTLDTPTGEAPRDFLQVPVQFGEQDGIGLVEQHLDEALGPQETLDEQLVVIELHGDDTTVSQRDVYELVSSRGAGVVHVQDKRRASVDLDFEGGETDVADIQSLIDETISELDIQPTSSRIEEVVRATDATKDSHIRNDVEEILEEEREAQFDNIEDDQQMAGDA; this comes from the coding sequence ATGACTCGTATCCTCCACGTTAGTGACACTCATCTCGGGAAACGCCAATACGGCGATGACACCCGTCGTGAGGACTTCGCTGACGCCTTCGACGCAGCAATCGACCTCGCTATCGATGAACAAGTAGACGCCGTCATCCACACCGGCGACTTATTTGACGACCCACAGCCAGGCGTTCCAGATGTGAACCGGTGTCTCGACACGCTCGCCAAACTGAACGACGCCGGCATCCCCTTTTACGGAATCGTCGGCAACCACGAACGCAAATTAGACGAACAGTGGCTCGACCTCATCGACCGTTTCGACCTCGTCCACCATCTCGACGAAACACCAGTCCTTGTGAACAACGACGTCGCCCTCTACGGTATCGACGCCATCCGAGCGCCATCCTGGAACACCTACGAATTCGAGCTGGAGGAGCCACCGACCTCGGCCGACGTAACTATCGTCTGTATGCACCACCTCTTCGAGGAACTCGTCCCTCCGCAACAGGCGAACTACGAACTCCAAGAGGTCATCGACCGGCTGAAGATCACACCGACAGCGATCGCGCTTGGCGACTATCACGGCTACACAGAGGAAACGGTGGACGGCGTTCAGGCGTTCTATCCCGGGTCTACCGAGCGCTGCTCCACCAAGGAATCAGCGCCTCGAGGAGTTCTGATGCTTGAGGTCGAAGACGGTGACCTCGAGATCCGTCGACGCACGCTCGATACTCCGACGGGCGAAGCGCCACGTGACTTCCTCCAAGTCCCGGTACAATTTGGCGAACAGGACGGCATCGGACTCGTCGAGCAACACCTTGACGAAGCGCTCGGCCCCCAAGAGACGCTCGATGAGCAGCTTGTCGTCATCGAACTTCATGGGGACGATACGACAGTTTCCCAGCGCGACGTCTACGAACTGGTTTCCTCCCGGGGTGCAGGCGTCGTCCATGTTCAAGACAAACGCCGCGCGAGCGTCGATCTCGACTTCGAAGGTGGGGAAACAGACGTTGCGGATATCCAGTCACTCATCGACGAGACGATCAGCGAGTTAGATATCCAACCAACGAGTTCACGCATCGAGGAGGTCGTTCGGGCGACGGACGCAACCAAGGATTCGCATATCCGGAACGATGTCGAGGAGATCCTCGAAGAGGAGCGCGAAGCACAGTTCGATAACATCGAGGATGACCAGCAAATGGCGGGTGATGCGTGA
- a CDS encoding AAA family ATPase, which translates to MRIHKLHIRNFRGIRDYQTELRRSGALFYGPNGAGKSSVLQSIEFLLTGGVRDLEGTGTGRQDAEKHIRHRGVEPDESWVEATFLEGDEEITIKRTVEDSDQLEYVSDHHELPPKLQTQRTAMQLSQNRLSRDEVLEFVTTSPGSRGEALNEILRVQNTEDKRKAFAKAVRDQEDKVESLREDLKKQRDDFYDALGDSVPEATDEHVTVDADSDALDVINTLRDEYEIDQISELDEKEFTADITEPATYAKSHPLDRPDLRQELESIEEWFDWEGVEALESHRKLRDRIEEFEEDEDLRQDVRAQNLLTQGEELLPEFEPDCPLCLHTWDEATDLRSRIQERRDRASRAEELREEIEDLKDQQLSLIKDVLSAVETLIRVFDDEDLEAYDQPTERWKTELDSFESELSKYRKQLEGGDVLEVPYSSLSDGELADKLLPDSFEETADGMREQWEKEQEESEGMSSYRVLAVAQDRFSRYSEIKSDVETAQDVLSTLETIDSEFRTARQRHYDRNLEEIQERFEEIYSALHSDEEVEDFSANLQSTKQGVKFRTSFRDEDTHRPNLVYSEGHQDSMGLALFLAMCEVVGGDAIEFLLLDDVVTSIDAAHRSAIANLLGNEIGEDFQLVMTTHDKVWARRLRTTKYIQNTVHFADCTFNTGVHHSEDIANPWGMIDHYLEGNDITAAAAWGRKTAEWFCSKGCERFDAELPYGDRESLGLQDYFDGVVDELEDLLDRGNVDGETKFGEPEFQNKREIVDDLRRLKDEHIWGLNENIHYNEEFDASYSPDDLREDIEVFKELYRLLHCPDCNTWRKDGREGIYCRCGTVWKT; encoded by the coding sequence ATGCGGATTCATAAACTACACATTCGGAATTTTCGGGGGATCCGTGACTACCAGACAGAACTCCGGAGGAGTGGAGCCCTATTTTACGGGCCGAATGGTGCAGGCAAGAGTAGTGTCCTCCAATCAATCGAATTTCTCCTAACGGGAGGTGTCCGCGATTTAGAGGGGACCGGTACAGGCAGACAGGATGCGGAGAAGCATATTCGTCATAGAGGAGTTGAACCGGATGAAAGCTGGGTGGAGGCCACGTTTCTGGAGGGTGATGAGGAGATAACAATCAAGCGGACAGTCGAAGATTCTGACCAGCTCGAATACGTTTCTGATCACCATGAACTACCTCCAAAGTTGCAAACCCAGCGGACTGCGATGCAACTGTCTCAAAACCGGTTATCCCGCGATGAGGTTCTTGAGTTTGTGACGACCTCCCCAGGCTCACGTGGGGAGGCCCTCAATGAGATTCTCCGAGTCCAGAACACGGAGGACAAACGGAAGGCCTTCGCAAAGGCTGTTAGAGATCAGGAGGATAAGGTAGAGTCGCTAAGAGAGGATCTGAAGAAGCAGCGTGATGACTTCTACGATGCTCTCGGGGATTCAGTACCTGAAGCAACTGACGAGCACGTGACAGTTGATGCTGATTCTGATGCTTTAGACGTTATCAATACTCTGCGCGATGAATATGAGATCGATCAGATTTCCGAGCTGGATGAAAAGGAGTTCACAGCGGACATTACGGAACCTGCGACTTACGCGAAATCTCACCCCTTAGACCGTCCTGATCTTAGACAAGAGCTTGAATCGATTGAGGAGTGGTTCGATTGGGAAGGTGTGGAGGCGCTTGAAAGCCATCGAAAGTTACGAGACCGTATTGAGGAATTCGAAGAGGACGAAGACCTGCGTCAAGATGTCCGTGCACAGAATCTCCTTACACAAGGGGAGGAGCTTCTACCAGAATTTGAACCGGATTGCCCACTATGTCTACATACGTGGGACGAAGCCACAGATCTCAGATCGAGAATCCAGGAACGCCGTGACCGAGCCAGTCGCGCAGAAGAGCTTCGAGAAGAAATAGAGGATCTAAAAGATCAACAGCTTAGTCTAATCAAAGACGTATTGAGTGCAGTTGAGACGCTGATTAGGGTATTCGACGATGAGGACCTTGAGGCGTACGATCAGCCGACTGAACGCTGGAAGACGGAATTAGACTCTTTTGAGAGCGAACTTAGTAAGTATCGCAAGCAGTTGGAAGGAGGCGATGTTTTGGAAGTACCGTATTCTTCGCTCTCGGATGGCGAGTTAGCTGATAAGCTGTTACCTGATAGCTTCGAAGAAACTGCTGATGGTATGAGAGAGCAATGGGAGAAGGAACAGGAAGAGAGCGAGGGGATGAGTTCGTACCGTGTTCTTGCAGTCGCTCAAGACCGATTCTCTCGCTATTCGGAGATTAAGTCTGATGTTGAAACGGCTCAGGATGTCCTATCTACGTTAGAAACGATCGATAGCGAGTTTCGAACTGCAAGGCAGCGACATTATGACCGGAATTTAGAGGAGATTCAGGAACGGTTCGAAGAGATATACTCTGCGCTACATTCTGATGAGGAAGTGGAGGATTTCTCAGCAAATTTACAGTCAACGAAGCAAGGTGTGAAGTTCAGAACCTCGTTCCGCGATGAGGATACGCATCGTCCTAATCTCGTCTATAGTGAAGGGCATCAGGATAGTATGGGGTTGGCTCTGTTCTTGGCGATGTGCGAGGTTGTAGGGGGTGACGCGATTGAGTTTCTGTTACTTGACGACGTGGTCACGTCGATTGACGCAGCACATCGCTCGGCTATCGCTAATCTGCTCGGGAACGAAATTGGCGAAGATTTCCAACTGGTCATGACGACCCATGATAAGGTCTGGGCTCGTCGGTTACGAACAACGAAATACATCCAGAATACGGTTCATTTCGCTGATTGTACGTTCAATACTGGAGTTCATCATAGTGAGGACATCGCCAACCCCTGGGGAATGATTGACCACTACTTAGAGGGGAATGATATTACGGCTGCTGCTGCCTGGGGGCGAAAGACTGCTGAGTGGTTTTGTAGTAAGGGGTGTGAACGGTTCGACGCAGAACTTCCCTATGGTGATCGAGAAAGTTTGGGGTTACAGGACTATTTCGACGGGGTTGTCGATGAGTTAGAAGACTTGCTGGATCGTGGAAACGTAGATGGTGAGACTAAATTTGGAGAACCGGAATTCCAGAACAAGAGAGAGATAGTCGACGATCTACGACGACTTAAGGACGAACACATTTGGGGCCTTAACGAGAATATTCACTATAATGAGGAGTTCGACGCAAGCTACTCTCCGGACGACCTTAGAGAGGATATAGAGGTCTTCAAAGAACTCTATCGCCTTCTTCATTGTCCAGACTGTAATACATGGCGTAAAGACGGACGAGAAGGAATATACTGCCGATGTGGAACGGTTTGGAAGACATAG
- a CDS encoding AAA family ATPase has translation MLLRELTIENIQSYTHETIDFGDGETLIYGKNGAGKSTIFRSVFGVLFPQSGKHEIGADFSLADFVRRDEEQGRIELTFEAGGRDYTVKWVIDADGSTDSCELRSDALTEPVSGVRKVENTVSQDLLGMDASSFVSSVYVQQGDIARLVHADEDTRKEILDGLLGLSRVDDLIDRAVKARREAKNKRDEAKNRLAEARDQLNDLPEEDTLQAEIADLSEQIDEKAAEIEEYEDDIEDIDEQLESWREQLETVDDLKSDREDLAAELEEKRGEYESQGEDLEEAKENKEAAERKQSEANKRISELDDAVDAYDLSSGEAAEAALGDIEAELSDEQEEKAGINADLRNAKQEVERLEGKKDEREEDLEEAEREYEQLEEDLDAEREEEEQLEAELTEADSEAEAAVDEVRARAADLPIPEDAALETLRDDEIPDARDALADEREEFENKIGRLQTKEEQLSDLGDDGVCPVCGAEHEGGHTADGRSVDQALADTQADIEDLHEERERLSEQRDTLSDLREDVNDALAKQETVQDLEADLEDVQEKIERLEGELEDQEATIEEAEEKLEAAQEELADAHDRVEELEDDLEAVENRIDELDDIKEPVEEACEKYEEIDDLAGDIDQYEQNIEHAREMRRTLLEDIDDLEDEIEEIDDELADIDVEDLESKIDEYEGYRETAVEEKETAEEEHERLVQDRADKKAALNTVEQQEERVETLTKQKEWGDTVVEDINDIITGYEDVKTQLRKENVELLNAYTNEVFNDLYQNQSYAGVHIDQDYTISLVTSDGTHMKPEVTSGGESTVVNLALRAGVYRLVAKRDSSGGDRLPPFILDEPTSFLDDDHVDELHSVIQAISEWNVPQILVVSHNDRLIQNADAALHVEKDPTEDASTVTPSHGVSGTGGVAGDDD, from the coding sequence ATGCTTCTGCGCGAACTCACCATCGAGAACATCCAGAGCTACACGCACGAAACGATCGACTTCGGGGACGGCGAGACGCTCATCTACGGGAAGAACGGCGCCGGGAAATCGACGATTTTCCGGAGTGTATTCGGCGTGCTCTTCCCCCAGAGCGGTAAGCACGAGATTGGAGCGGACTTCAGTCTCGCTGACTTCGTCCGCCGCGACGAAGAGCAAGGCCGCATCGAGCTCACGTTCGAAGCCGGTGGACGGGACTACACCGTCAAGTGGGTCATCGATGCTGACGGTAGCACGGACTCCTGTGAACTCCGGTCGGATGCACTAACCGAACCGGTGTCCGGTGTTCGGAAGGTCGAGAACACAGTTAGCCAGGATCTGCTCGGAATGGACGCGTCATCGTTCGTTAGTAGTGTCTACGTTCAGCAGGGGGATATTGCGCGTCTCGTTCACGCTGACGAAGACACCCGGAAAGAGATTCTTGATGGCCTCCTTGGCCTGAGTCGCGTCGATGATTTGATCGACCGCGCAGTAAAGGCGCGCAGGGAGGCGAAAAACAAACGGGACGAGGCGAAAAACCGCCTTGCCGAGGCACGTGACCAACTCAACGACCTCCCGGAGGAAGACACCCTCCAAGCGGAGATTGCTGATCTGAGCGAGCAAATCGACGAGAAGGCGGCCGAGATCGAAGAGTACGAAGACGACATTGAGGATATCGATGAGCAGTTAGAGAGCTGGCGCGAGCAACTCGAAACGGTTGACGACCTGAAGAGCGACCGCGAGGACCTGGCAGCCGAGTTGGAAGAGAAACGCGGGGAATACGAGTCCCAAGGAGAGGACTTGGAAGAAGCGAAGGAGAACAAAGAGGCGGCCGAACGGAAGCAGTCAGAGGCGAACAAGCGGATCTCAGAACTTGATGACGCTGTTGATGCGTACGACTTGTCCTCGGGTGAGGCCGCCGAAGCGGCGCTCGGCGATATCGAAGCAGAGCTGAGCGACGAGCAGGAAGAAAAAGCAGGAATCAATGCCGACCTCCGGAACGCGAAGCAGGAAGTCGAACGACTGGAGGGTAAGAAAGACGAGCGCGAGGAGGACTTGGAAGAGGCCGAGCGCGAATACGAACAACTCGAAGAGGATCTGGACGCAGAGCGCGAGGAAGAAGAACAGTTGGAGGCGGAGCTTACAGAGGCCGACTCCGAAGCTGAAGCCGCCGTTGACGAGGTTCGAGCGCGAGCTGCTGACCTCCCTATCCCAGAGGATGCCGCGTTGGAAACGCTTCGTGACGACGAAATCCCAGACGCCCGTGACGCGTTGGCCGACGAACGCGAAGAATTCGAGAACAAGATTGGACGCCTCCAGACGAAAGAAGAACAACTGAGCGACCTCGGCGACGATGGTGTTTGCCCCGTTTGTGGCGCTGAACATGAGGGGGGCCACACAGCTGACGGCCGAAGCGTCGATCAGGCACTCGCTGACACACAGGCAGACATCGAGGACTTACACGAGGAACGGGAGCGGCTGAGTGAGCAGCGGGACACACTCTCGGACCTCCGAGAGGATGTCAACGACGCGCTGGCGAAACAGGAAACCGTTCAGGATCTGGAGGCTGACTTAGAGGATGTTCAAGAGAAAATCGAGCGCTTGGAAGGCGAGCTCGAAGACCAAGAGGCAACGATCGAGGAGGCCGAAGAGAAACTCGAAGCGGCCCAAGAAGAACTAGCAGACGCTCATGACCGCGTCGAAGAGCTCGAGGACGATCTAGAGGCTGTCGAGAATCGAATCGACGAACTTGACGACATCAAAGAGCCCGTCGAGGAAGCCTGCGAGAAATACGAGGAAATCGATGACCTCGCGGGAGACATCGACCAGTACGAGCAGAATATCGAACACGCCCGCGAAATGCGGCGTACGCTTCTCGAGGACATCGACGACCTCGAAGATGAGATCGAAGAGATAGACGACGAACTCGCGGACATCGATGTCGAAGATTTGGAGTCGAAGATTGACGAGTACGAAGGCTACCGGGAAACCGCGGTCGAAGAGAAGGAAACCGCTGAAGAGGAACACGAACGGCTCGTACAGGACCGCGCGGACAAGAAGGCGGCGCTCAACACGGTTGAACAGCAGGAAGAGCGCGTCGAGACCCTCACCAAGCAGAAAGAATGGGGCGACACCGTCGTGGAGGATATCAACGACATCATCACGGGCTATGAGGACGTCAAAACCCAGCTACGAAAGGAGAACGTCGAACTGCTGAACGCCTACACGAACGAGGTCTTCAACGACCTGTACCAGAACCAGAGCTACGCCGGCGTTCACATCGATCAGGATTACACAATCAGTCTCGTGACCAGCGATGGCACCCACATGAAGCCCGAAGTCACGAGCGGGGGCGAGAGCACGGTCGTCAATCTCGCGTTGCGCGCCGGCGTCTACCGTCTCGTGGCCAAGCGCGACAGCTCCGGAGGTGATCGTCTCCCACCGTTCATCCTCGATGAACCGACGAGCTTCCTCGATGACGACCACGTCGACGAGCTCCACTCCGTCATCCAAGCAATCTCCGAATGGAACGTCCCGCAGATCCTTGTCGTGAGCCACAACGACCGGCTCATCCAGAACGCAGACGCTGCGCTCCACGTCGAAAAGGATCCCACCGAGGATGCGAGTACAGTCACGCCGAGTCACGGGGTGTCCGGAACAGGAGGCGTCGCCGGGGACGATGACTGA
- a CDS encoding AAA family ATPase, which yields MSTPGSGTGHHIQRPKIEDQIHEFIEGEKDHLHLFGEPGVGKTQLLENISNKYRGEIDVEIIRIREHNGIGQVFKNLAWKIYENLPERATKNDRKLTGISLGAGASAGVSWENTGPEASKPTQTISNIIQDCVGYYPDDKRLLICIDDVHKISDNDYKVYDVLEEISDLLPEQIVLISSGQITYSNGDTAIRVGKFSKQQTSTMLTNHFINLSRERIAEIHKKLDGHPLYINLLINSNDSNESPEIPKYDIQEEIQRRYLQSIPREHRRFLRITSPLPFLSLETCSWVLPDDIPFDRTMIKDILYDLSGRSIIRKEKIQYLYVDPEMGVPEPDLFWTGYFVHDTLREFLQQNMEPDMKKIIKERNRMRSLCERRVHWFWDAAFMYEDRDEMIEDLYDDHKKKTTLPAEDQISLAEIDSLFKKISKMYMPLYFPDRSNESDENN from the coding sequence ATGTCAACACCAGGTTCTGGGACTGGTCACCATATCCAACGGCCCAAAATTGAAGATCAGATTCATGAATTTATTGAAGGCGAAAAAGATCATTTACACTTATTTGGAGAGCCTGGGGTTGGAAAGACCCAATTACTAGAGAATATATCTAATAAGTACCGTGGTGAGATTGACGTAGAAATAATAAGGATTAGAGAACATAACGGCATCGGTCAAGTATTTAAAAATTTGGCATGGAAGATATATGAAAATCTACCAGAGAGAGCAACTAAAAACGATCGAAAATTGACGGGTATAAGTTTAGGAGCAGGCGCTTCTGCGGGGGTGTCTTGGGAAAACACAGGCCCAGAAGCGTCAAAACCTACTCAAACAATCTCAAATATCATACAAGACTGTGTTGGATATTATCCGGACGACAAACGTCTTTTAATCTGTATTGATGACGTTCACAAAATATCAGACAACGATTATAAAGTATATGATGTTTTGGAAGAAATATCTGATCTACTTCCTGAACAAATAGTTCTTATTTCATCTGGACAGATTACATACTCAAATGGTGATACTGCTATCCGTGTAGGCAAATTTTCCAAACAGCAGACATCAACCATGCTAACTAATCATTTTATTAACCTATCTCGGGAGAGAATAGCTGAAATACACAAAAAACTAGACGGTCATCCGCTTTATATTAATCTTCTAATTAACTCAAATGATTCTAATGAGTCGCCAGAAATTCCAAAGTATGATATCCAAGAGGAGATTCAGCGGCGGTATCTCCAATCAATTCCAAGAGAACACAGACGTTTCCTAAGAATTACTTCACCTCTCCCTTTCCTATCGTTGGAGACATGTTCTTGGGTGCTTCCAGACGACATACCATTTGACAGAACTATGATTAAGGATATCCTCTATGACTTAAGCGGTAGAAGTATTATTCGCAAAGAAAAGATACAGTATCTTTACGTAGACCCAGAGATGGGCGTTCCTGAACCAGACCTCTTCTGGACTGGCTACTTTGTACACGATACCCTTCGAGAGTTTCTACAACAAAACATGGAACCGGATATGAAGAAGATCATAAAGGAAAGAAATAGAATGAGATCTCTTTGTGAGCGACGTGTTCACTGGTTTTGGGATGCTGCGTTTATGTATGAAGATAGAGACGAAATGATTGAAGACTTATACGATGATCACAAAAAGAAAACTACTCTACCAGCTGAGGATCAGATCTCACTAGCTGAGATAGATAGTTTATTTAAAAAAATATCCAAGATGTACATGCCGCTCTACTTTCCGGACAGGTCAAACGAGAGCGACGAAAATAATTGA
- a CDS encoding DNA double-strand break repair nuclease NurA translates to MTDPNTLGALRDVFSSIDGRVDDAADEEERPAADLFEYVARPGGDIEALEQPAIKHELVDDVQEWDDPWPVTYGVDASTTQPLQFSNGLLLGAANAKLGIGGQTDHADLAKESTLTTVVYFDNEEFDVDDLRPEYDNVDADVFRFPTISSRQRDLADWVTGIARTYAEGWHARRHLDDINGPLFIDGPLYPSRVLLWTMFAQTPDSRETPLDFWPDMIDDIVTNYLRVVEGQDQADLPVAGIVKSPTSTQVVSAIEAKSPDEVDTPLRWGNDNLFFSEALYNPDDWYGDDGAVISYTTWLVQRQMTPAQADSAFVPLEGLDGIEFRRGDAAEYQTAFFYARIPLQNTVIRVEAPLMMVRDETDRERLRQKVLAEIAATRSIPFAIEAADEAATISRENRQRLRRELQHATSVRTYNQLRGYNDLNNQE, encoded by the coding sequence ATGACTGACCCGAATACACTCGGTGCGCTCCGGGATGTCTTCAGTTCTATCGATGGTCGCGTCGATGACGCTGCTGACGAAGAGGAACGACCCGCTGCTGACCTGTTCGAATACGTTGCCCGCCCCGGAGGCGATATTGAAGCGCTTGAGCAGCCAGCCATCAAACACGAACTCGTTGACGACGTCCAAGAGTGGGATGATCCGTGGCCGGTGACCTACGGCGTTGACGCGAGCACCACTCAGCCGCTCCAATTCAGCAACGGCCTCCTTCTCGGGGCTGCCAACGCCAAACTCGGGATCGGTGGCCAGACTGATCACGCTGACCTCGCCAAGGAAAGCACCCTGACGACCGTCGTCTACTTCGACAACGAGGAATTTGATGTTGATGACCTTCGTCCGGAATACGACAACGTTGACGCCGACGTGTTCCGGTTTCCAACGATTTCGTCTCGTCAGCGTGACCTCGCCGACTGGGTGACCGGGATCGCGCGAACGTACGCGGAGGGGTGGCACGCCCGCCGTCACCTGGACGACATTAATGGGCCACTGTTTATTGACGGTCCGTTGTACCCGAGTCGGGTGTTGCTCTGGACGATGTTCGCACAAACCCCGGATTCCCGAGAAACGCCACTTGACTTCTGGCCGGACATGATCGACGACATCGTCACCAACTACCTCCGCGTCGTTGAAGGCCAAGACCAAGCAGACCTTCCCGTCGCCGGGATCGTCAAATCTCCGACCAGCACCCAGGTTGTCTCGGCAATCGAGGCAAAATCACCAGACGAGGTAGACACGCCGCTACGCTGGGGGAACGATAACCTGTTCTTCAGCGAAGCCCTGTACAATCCCGACGACTGGTACGGCGACGACGGCGCCGTCATCAGCTACACGACGTGGCTCGTCCAACGCCAGATGACACCCGCGCAAGCGGATAGCGCGTTCGTTCCCCTAGAAGGTCTCGATGGCATCGAATTCCGTCGCGGCGATGCCGCCGAATACCAGACAGCGTTCTTTTACGCTCGCATCCCACTCCAGAACACCGTCATCCGCGTCGAAGCTCCGCTTATGATGGTTCGAGACGAAACAGACCGCGAGCGACTCCGACAGAAAGTTCTCGCTGAAATCGCTGCGACTCGAAGCATTCCCTTTGCGATCGAGGCCGCAGATGAAGCCGCCACAATTAGCCGGGAGAACCGACAACGGTTACGGCGTGAACTTCAACATGCGACATCGGTTCGCACTTACAACCAGCTCCGCGGTTATAACGACCTGAACAACCAGGAGTGA
- a CDS encoding site-specific integrase, with product MSLEPIDPETAVELYLADRKAEVAKATLYSHSSRLGHFLRWCDEEDIDNLNELSGRTLHEYRLWRRREGDLAPATEKTQMDTIRVFVKWLESIDAVVDDLHTKVRSPVLRDGQNVRDVMLESDRAEEILEYLSKYEYASRPHVVITLMWHTMMRTGAVHSLDVDDYDPEGRYIAVVHRPETGTTIKNGADGERLIALSNEVCGLIDDWIANRRTDVDDEFGRRPLVSTSNGRAHRSTLRGDCYRYTRPCVSTGECPHNRDPDNCDAMEYTAAFDCPSSVSPHGLRRGGITHHLNSDVPKDIVSDRANVTPGVLNEHYDRRSQRERMEQRRRYLNNI from the coding sequence ATGAGTCTCGAACCAATCGACCCGGAAACAGCCGTAGAACTGTACCTCGCCGATCGCAAAGCCGAGGTGGCCAAGGCAACGCTGTACTCGCACAGCTCCCGTCTCGGTCACTTCCTTCGCTGGTGTGACGAGGAGGACATAGACAATCTGAACGAGCTGAGCGGACGGACGCTCCACGAGTACCGTCTGTGGCGTCGTCGCGAGGGAGATCTCGCACCCGCTACGGAGAAAACCCAGATGGACACAATCCGTGTCTTCGTGAAGTGGCTCGAGAGCATCGACGCCGTCGTCGACGACCTCCACACGAAGGTGCGGTCGCCCGTGTTACGAGACGGTCAGAACGTCCGTGACGTGATGCTTGAGTCCGATCGTGCCGAAGAGATTCTCGAATACCTCTCGAAGTACGAGTACGCCTCACGCCCCCACGTCGTGATCACGCTGATGTGGCACACGATGATGCGGACCGGTGCGGTCCACTCGCTTGACGTCGACGACTACGATCCGGAAGGCCGGTACATCGCCGTCGTCCACCGTCCTGAAACCGGCACGACGATCAAGAATGGGGCCGATGGAGAACGGTTGATCGCGTTATCGAATGAGGTGTGCGGGCTTATCGACGACTGGATAGCGAATCGGCGGACCGATGTTGACGACGAGTTCGGCAGGCGACCACTCGTGTCAACGTCGAACGGACGCGCACATCGATCGACGCTTCGAGGAGATTGTTACAGATACACAAGGCCCTGCGTTTCTACTGGAGAGTGCCCCCACAATCGTGATCCAGATAATTGCGATGCAATGGAGTATACTGCTGCGTTCGACTGTCCGTCAAGCGTGAGCCCGCACGGTCTCAGGCGTGGTGGAATCACCCACCATTTGAACAGCGATGTTCCGAAAGATATTGTCAGCGATCGTGCGAACGTGACACCGGGTGTACTCAACGAACACTATGACCGGCGGAGCCAACGCGAAAGGATGGAACAGCGACGGAGGTATCTCAACAACATCTAG
- a CDS encoding winged helix-turn-helix domain-containing protein, which translates to MMSKSHFRVISQLIEGGDPELSVSALADQLEWSTSHASRIISELEAYGCVQTNQSGREKLVSLTEIEPIEQLEGLLTEYRHMDLPALIAGSGLQILYYLDQGRTATELAERSGVSQATVYRRLDDLQLVGIIGKSKSRYRLNEPFTVLVSIARGLFHQKHRREAGEHAAGLNFLWETHDEYLFACDSDTSAEGFHLTGPALFGEFGVPLLTRDRRHYLRTDRVTEVDPVELVCHTLLIDDGSRYQTYCLLLIQKHDIDRTGLRECAEHYHPEAPIDLHGIVDGLTEYLETSGETTAEPLPKWEEFKQTAREYEVTL; encoded by the coding sequence ATGATGTCAAAGAGCCACTTTCGGGTAATATCTCAACTCATAGAGGGAGGTGATCCGGAACTGAGTGTTAGTGCGCTCGCTGATCAACTTGAATGGAGCACTAGCCATGCCTCACGCATCATCTCCGAATTAGAAGCCTACGGCTGCGTCCAAACTAACCAAAGCGGTCGAGAAAAGCTGGTTTCTCTTACGGAAATCGAACCGATAGAGCAACTCGAGGGACTCCTCACGGAATATCGTCATATGGATCTCCCGGCCCTCATCGCCGGCTCTGGGTTACAGATCCTCTATTATCTCGATCAAGGACGGACTGCAACCGAATTAGCCGAGCGAAGTGGCGTGAGTCAGGCAACTGTCTACCGTCGGTTAGACGATCTCCAGCTTGTTGGTATCATTGGGAAATCGAAGTCCCGGTACCGTCTCAACGAGCCATTTACTGTATTGGTCTCAATTGCACGAGGACTGTTCCATCAGAAACATCGCCGTGAAGCAGGAGAACACGCCGCTGGACTCAATTTTCTCTGGGAAACACACGACGAGTATCTCTTCGCGTGTGACAGCGACACCAGCGCTGAAGGGTTTCATCTGACCGGACCGGCGCTGTTCGGTGAGTTTGGCGTTCCACTGCTCACCCGTGATCGTCGACACTACCTCCGAACCGATCGAGTCACCGAAGTCGACCCTGTAGAGTTAGTCTGTCATACCCTCCTGATCGATGATGGCTCTCGGTACCAAACGTACTGTCTGTTACTGATACAGAAACATGATATTGATCGAACGGGATTACGAGAGTGCGCTGAACACTATCATCCTGAGGCGCCGATCGATCTACATGGTATCGTCGACGGTCTCACTGAATACTTGGAGACAAGCGGAGAAACGACGGCTGAGCCCCTCCCCAAATGGGAAGAGTTCAAACAAACAGCTAGGGAGTATGAGGTCACTCTATGA